TGTGGGTGCAGGGAGCGCAGGTAGCGGCAGAACTCCAGGAACTTCGACCTGTTCTTGGTCTTCTTGATGTGCCCGTAGAGCTGGTCCTTGGCCAGGTCGTAGGCGGCGAACAGGTGGCGGACCCCGTGCGGGCGGGTGTAGGTCGCCCGGCGCCGAGGCCGGGGTTCACGGTCGGGATCCTTGTGCCGGCCGCCGCGTTCGGCCCACTGCCGTCCGGGGTGTGGCTGGAGGTTGAGCGGCCCGAACTCGTCCATGCAGAAGACGACTTCGGGCTCGCCGTCCTCGGCTATGACCTCGCCGTCGGCGATCGCGTAGAGATGCTCGACCCGGGCCTTCTTGGCCGCGTAGTCCGGGTCGCGTGAGGCCTTCCAGGTCTTCACGCGTTGAAACGAGACGCCCTCCTCGCGGAGCAGGACCCGAAGGCCCTCGTAGCTGATGTCGTCGACCACCCCCTCGGCGACCAGGAAGTCGGCCAGCTTGGCCAGGCTCCAGGTCGAGAACGGCAGGCCATGCTCGGCCGGCTTGGACTTGGCGATCTTCTTGATCTCCCGGCGCTCGGGGAGGGTGAAGGTTCTGGGCCTGCCGCCCTTGTACTTCGGATAGAGCGAGTTGAATCCGTCCGCGTTGAAGTTGTGGATCACATCCCGGACCCGGTCCTGGCTGGTGAACGTCACCTCGGCGATCTTCGCCACCGGCATGCCCTGCGCGGATAACAGCACCATCTGGGCCCGCCGCCAGGTCACCACCGAACCGGTACCCCTGCGGATGATCCGCAGCAGTCGCCTGCCCTCATCGTCATCAATCTCCCGGACCCGCACACGTTCAGCCACGTGATCATTCTGGCTGTCTGATGCCGCCCGGCGCAGCAACCCAGCGATACGTCATGACAGGGCGAACGTTGCCTGATGCGGCACTAGCTGACGACCGGCGCCGTCGTGACGCTCCCTGACTGGATCGTCGACGTCATTGCACCCTGCACCAGGCCCCACCCAGAGCGACCGCGACCGGCGTCGACGTTGGCCGGACGCGCACAACGCGCGCGTTCATCAGTCCCGGTCCAGGAACTGTCAGCGGCGCTGAACCGCCCCGGCTTTGATCGAGACTCCGGAACGGTTCACTCAGTATCGTCCCGCCCGCGGTGACGACGGCTGCAACGGCCGTGAGGTACGCGGCGACTACGTGATGATGCGCAAGACTCCTACCGGCATCCGACCGAGCAGAAACCGCAGCACGAGTGCGGTTCAGTCGACGGCGCGAGGGCCGGACGGGCACACCCTCCCCCACTGCGGCAGCATCGCGAATCCGTGCGCTCGACGACTCCATCGAGATCCACCCCATCTCTGTCCAGCAGCAAAACGCCTGAGACAGAGCGAACCAGAGCCCGATCAGCAGCAGTTGACAGTTCGCGAATGTGCGACATGACAGGACACGCAGCGACTCGAGCAAAGCTCGAGACTGTGGATCATCTCGGAGAGGACGTACCTTCCCGTGTGGTTGATTGAAGGTCACCGAGCGAGACCGGTGTTCGCAGCACCGGCCTGGAAGGCACGTTCCTGCTCAGCGTGATCAACGACGGACGGCCGCGCCGCCAACCGCTCCTTCCTGATCGATTGATCGCCCGGGAGGGGGCACGAAGGATGCTGGCCGCCGCATTGGAGGCCGAAGCCCATGCCCCATAGCCGCTGGCGGATGAACGTGAGGCGGCGAGGCGGGCACGGATCCACGCCGTCCGCCAGCTCCCGCACCGCCTGTTCCCGCACCGCGCCCATGGACCGCTTGCCCGCCGTGTGCAGCCGCCCACGCCTACGTACATGGAGAGGGATCTTGCCCGTACCCGGCGGTGGATCGCGGATGAGGAACGACGCGAGACCGAACGCCGGCACAGCATCGCGGCCCGGCCCCCGGAGCCGGACTGGCTGACAGAGCAGAGCCTGAACCGGGACGAGGTCCGCAGCCGCCGCTTCAGTGCTCCAAGACCGCTGTCGCCACTGGCACTGCCAGCAGCAGGCTGAGTCCGACCAGGAGGAGGCGGTCCAGCCACAAGATGGCGGCGAATTCGCGCAGTGTCGCGGCCAGCCAGTAGGCGGGGGAGGTCGGCGCGCCCACGACGTGCACGGGCACGCCGACGCGGCGGGCCAGCAGGGTCGTGCGGTAGACGTGGAAGCCGCTGGTGACCACCGTGGCACGGTGGCACCCAGTGGTGACGTCCACAAGCGCCGCGCTGAAGCGGAGGTTCTGCCTGGTGTTGACGGAACGGTCTTCCCGCACTATCCGGTCGGCGGGCACTCCGCGCCCGCGCAGATAGTCCGCCATCGCGCCCGCCTCGGAACGGATCTCGTCGTTGCCTTGGCCGCCCGAGACGACGAACACCACACGAGGCGTGTCTGGTGCGCGGGCGGCGTCGATTGCGAGGGCGCGTTCCAGCCTGCGTGTCAGCAGCGGGCCGGGCCGGTCGCCGTTGAGGCCGGCGCCCAGGACGACGACATGGGTGCTTTCCGGCAGTGGGGTGTTACGGCCCCGGGCGAACACGTAGCCGGCGAAGACGAGGAAGAGCAGAGTGAGATATCCCGCGGCCGCGTTCACCGCGACCACGAGGGCACCGAACGCCTCGCCACCGACCGCCTGGAAGACCGCGTCGAGGCCGAGCACCGCCAGCACCGTGCAGCCGGCGGCACCGGTCGCCAGCAGAGCTGCCTGCGGTCCGTAGCGCCGAACCAGCAG
Above is a window of Streptomyces sp. NBC_00490 DNA encoding:
- a CDS encoding IS630 family transposase, encoding MAERVRVREIDDDEGRRLLRIIRRGTGSVVTWRRAQMVLLSAQGMPVAKIAEVTFTSQDRVRDVIHNFNADGFNSLYPKYKGGRPRTFTLPERREIKKIAKSKPAEHGLPFSTWSLAKLADFLVAEGVVDDISYEGLRVLLREEGVSFQRVKTWKASRDPDYAAKKARVEHLYAIADGEVIAEDGEPEVVFCMDEFGPLNLQPHPGRQWAERGGRHKDPDREPRPRRRATYTRPHGVRHLFAAYDLAKDQLYGHIKKTKNRSKFLEFCRYLRSLHPQDIRMAIICDNYSPHLTTKRCQRVATWAAANNVEIAYTPTNSSWLNRIEAQFTALRYFALDGTDHTSHKEQGSMIRRYIIWRNKHAADERLREVVDRANVA
- a CDS encoding YdcF family protein, whose protein sequence is MLEYPEYLAAVVFAVGGGVNVLLAPHRFSTAVLFCLAVTSAGLGVAARSAAGHPTLATVLAVVGLLVALALGLLLLADGVLLVRRYGPQAALLATGAAGCTVLAVLGLDAVFQAVGGEAFGALVVAVNAAAGYLTLLFLVFAGYVFARGRNTPLPESTHVVVLGAGLNGDRPGPLLTRRLERALAIDAARAPDTPRVVFVVSGGQGNDEIRSEAGAMADYLRGRGVPADRIVREDRSVNTRQNLRFSAALVDVTTGCHRATVVTSGFHVYRTTLLARRVGVPVHVVGAPTSPAYWLAATLREFAAILWLDRLLLVGLSLLLAVPVATAVLEH